The following coding sequences are from one Leptolyngbya sp. NIES-3755 window:
- a CDS encoding GDP-mannose 4,6-dehydratase (similar to AA sequence:cyanobase_aa:LBDG_29850) has protein sequence MKKALITGLTGQDGSYLAELLLEQGYHVFGLVRRSSSGNVDRVRHLSGTVEILSGDLLDQCSLMDAVSYAQPDEIYNLASQSYVPLSWTQPALTAEYTALGVSRLLESIRRCKSDARFYQASSSEVFGQPDESPQTERTAFRPRNPYGVAKAYAHWMTINYRQQYGLYSCCGVTYTHESPRRGTEFVFRKITRGAAMIKMGLAKELKLGNLDAKRDWCYAKDAVRAMWMMLQQEQPDDYIIASGETHSVRELVQAAFDCVGLNWEEFVSVDPSFYRPDEEVQLVGSIDKIRKQLNWEPEYSFKQLVELMVDHDLKELSQS, from the coding sequence TACCACGTCTTTGGATTGGTGCGGCGATCGAGTTCGGGAAATGTCGATCGGGTTCGTCATTTATCTGGAACGGTCGAGATTTTGTCTGGTGATTTGCTCGATCAATGTTCGCTGATGGATGCGGTTTCGTATGCTCAACCCGACGAAATCTATAATTTGGCATCTCAAAGTTATGTGCCGCTTTCTTGGACGCAACCTGCTCTGACGGCAGAATATACAGCATTGGGCGTGTCGCGATTATTAGAATCAATTCGTCGCTGTAAATCTGATGCGCGATTTTACCAAGCTTCGAGTAGTGAAGTGTTCGGGCAGCCTGATGAGTCGCCTCAAACTGAACGGACTGCTTTTCGACCTCGAAATCCTTATGGAGTGGCGAAAGCGTATGCTCATTGGATGACGATTAACTACCGGCAACAGTATGGGTTGTATAGCTGTTGCGGGGTGACTTATACGCACGAATCTCCGCGTCGTGGAACTGAGTTTGTGTTCCGCAAAATTACTCGCGGTGCAGCGATGATCAAGATGGGATTAGCAAAGGAATTAAAGCTGGGAAATCTGGACGCAAAACGTGATTGGTGTTATGCCAAAGATGCAGTCCGAGCGATGTGGATGATGTTGCAACAAGAGCAACCAGACGATTACATTATTGCCAGCGGTGAAACGCATTCGGTGCGTGAATTAGTCCAGGCTGCGTTTGATTGCGTGGGTTTGAATTGGGAAGAATTTGTTTCAGTTGATCCGAGCTTTTATCGACCCGATGAAGAAGTGCAATTAGTGGGGTCGATCGACAAAATTCGCAAACAGTTGAATTGGGAACCAGAGTATTCTTTCAAACAATTGGTTGAACTCATGGTCGATCATGATTTGA